From the genome of Salvelinus namaycush isolate Seneca chromosome 10, SaNama_1.0, whole genome shotgun sequence, one region includes:
- the LOC120054886 gene encoding protein Hook homolog 1-like isoform X2 — METDKAVLCESLIIWLQTFNTGSPCTAVAELTTGVAMSQALHQIDPAWFSKSWLGRIKEDVGDNWRLKMNNLKKILQMMVDYYNEALSQQIQEFPLPDLVKVAEHSDPVELGRLLQLILGCAVKCERKQEYIQVIMTLEESVQHVVMTAIQELMSKENMAQFGAEPPGDVESQVTVLQEERNSLLAENDVLTDRANQLDAFDDPSTPSGRKHSQLQIQLETLQEENFRLEAAKDDYRIHCEELEKQLIEVQHRNDELTSLAEESRALKDELDILRSCSDRAVKLEASVETYRRKLEDLGDLRRQVKLLEEKNMTYMHNTVSLEEELRKANTARAQLETYKRQVQELHRKLSEESRRADNLAYEMKKFEEKYDAVMKEKEKIIIERDSLKETNEELRCNQAQQDQLRQAGMAGMPAGSPSHDNLAAEILPIEYREKFIRLQHENKMLRVQQEGSENDKISELQTLLEEAHRTRSELDTENRLNRERVTELQQQVEDLQKSLQGHGAKTDDSHLKRKLDAHMVQLNEAQDEIMKKKELLEDLQPDNTQTSLRLEELMAALKKKDDDMRAMEERYKMYLEKARNVIRALDPKLNPATAEIQALKNQLMDRDKRILSLERECEQAKLREYEEKLIVTAWYNKSLSFQKLAIEARLGGRSTSMVPPGQSFLSQQRQVTNATRRTLSVSVPATTAN; from the exons ATGGAGACGGACAAAGCGGTGTTGTGTGAGAGCCTTATTATTTGG CTCCAGACCTTTAACACTGGGTCACCATGTACAGCTGTAGCGGAGCTCACCACTGGCGTCGCCATGTCTCAGGCCTTGCATCAGAT AGATCCAGCGTGGTTCAGTAAAAGTTGGCTCGGTCGCATTAAAGAAGATGTTGGGGATAACTGGAGACTCAAA ATGAACAACCTGAAGAAGATCCTTCAGATGATGGTGGATTACTACAATGAG GCCCTGAGCCAGCAGATCCAGGAGTTTCCATTGCCAGACCTGGTAAAGGTGGCAGAACACTCAGACCCTGTAGAACTTGGACGACTGCTGCAGCTCATACTGGGCTGTGCTGTCAAATGTGAACGCAAACAag AGTACATCCAGGTCATCATGACTCTGGAGGAGTCCGTACAGCATGTGGTGATGACAGCCATTCAGGAG CTGATGAGTAAAGAGAACATGGCCCAGTTTGGAGCAGAGCCACCGGGGGATGTAGAATcacag GTGACGGTCCTTCAGGAAGAGCGGAACAGCCTATTAGCTGAGAACGATGTGCTGACGGACCGAGCCAATCAGCTGGACGCGTTTGATGACCCAAGCACGCCCTCCGGACGGAAACACAGCCAGCTACAGATACAGCTAGAGACACTACAGGAGGAGaacttcag gttagaGGCAGCTAAGGATGACTACCGGATCCACTGTGAGGAGTTGGAGAAGCAGCTGATCGAGGTTCAGCATCGTAACGACGAACTTACTAGCCTGGCCGAGGAGTCACGAGCACTTAAAGACGAACTTGACAtcctcag GAGCTGTTCAGACCGTGCTGTGAAGCTGGAGGCGTCAGTGGAGACATACAGGCGTAAACTGGAGGACCTGGGAGATCTGAGGAGACAAGTCAAACTGCTGGAGGAGAAGAACATGACCTACATGCACAACACTGTCAGTCTGGAGGAGGAGCTACGCAAGGCTAACACTGCCCGCGCACAGCTAGAGACATACAAGAGACAG GTCCAGGAGCTGCACCGGAAGTTGTCAGAGGAGTCCCGGCGGGCAGATAACCTGGCCTACGAGATGAAGAAGTTTGAGGAGAAATACGACGCTGTGATGAAGGAGAAAGAG AAGATCATCATTGAGCGAGACTCTCTGAAGGAGACCAATGAGGAGCTACGCTGTAACCAGGCTCAACAAGACCAGCTCCGACAAGCAG GGATGGCAGGGATGCCAGCTGGCAGTCCAAGCCATGATAACCTTGCTGCTGAAATCCTACCTATAGAGTACAG GGAGAAGTTTATCCGGCTCCAGCATGAGAATAAGATGTTGCGTGTGCAGCAGGAGGGATCAGAGAATGACAAGATCTCTGAACTACAGACACTGCTAGAGGAGGCACACCGAACACGCTCTGAACTGGACACTGAGAACAG GTTAAACCGGGAGAGAGTCACTGAGCTGCAACAGCAGGTAGAGGATCTACAGAAAAGCCTACAGGGCCACGGGGCCAAGACTGATGAT TCTCACCTGAAGAGGAAACTGGATGCTCATAT GGTGCAACTGAACGAGGCGCAGGATGAGATCATGAAGAAGAAAGAACTGCTGGAGGACCTGCAGCCAGACAACACACAGACCT CTCTGAGACTGGAGGAGCTGATGGCTGCTCTGAAGAAGAAGGATGATGATATGAGAGCCATGGAGGAGAGATACAAGATGTATCTGGAGAAGGCACGCAAC GTGATCCGTGCGTTGGACCCCAAGCTGAACCCAGCCACAGCAGAGATCCAGGCTCTGAAGAACCAGCTGATGGACAGAGACAAGAGGATCCTCAGTCTGGAG aggGAGTGTGAGCAGGCAAAGCTGAGAGAGTATGAGGAGAAGCTGATTGTAACAGCATGGTACAACAAG AGTCTGAGCTTCCAGAAGTTGGCGATCGAGGCCCGTCTGGGGGGTCGCTCCACCTCTATGGTGCCCCCCGGTCAGTCCTTCCTGTCCCAGCAGCGCCAGGTCACCAACGCCACCCGCAGGACCCTCTCTGTCAGCGTGCCTgccaccaccgctaactag
- the LOC120054886 gene encoding protein Hook homolog 1-like isoform X1 → METDKAVLCESLIIWLQTFNTGSPCTAVAELTTGVAMSQALHQIDPAWFSKSWLGRIKEDVGDNWRLKMNNLKKILQMMVDYYNEALSQQIQEFPLPDLVKVAEHSDPVELGRLLQLILGCAVKCERKQEYIQVIMTLEESVQHVVMTAIQELMSKENMAQFGAEPPGDVESQLKKALEDLADLMSEKEELAQRCHELDVQVTVLQEERNSLLAENDVLTDRANQLDAFDDPSTPSGRKHSQLQIQLETLQEENFRLEAAKDDYRIHCEELEKQLIEVQHRNDELTSLAEESRALKDELDILRSCSDRAVKLEASVETYRRKLEDLGDLRRQVKLLEEKNMTYMHNTVSLEEELRKANTARAQLETYKRQVQELHRKLSEESRRADNLAYEMKKFEEKYDAVMKEKEKIIIERDSLKETNEELRCNQAQQDQLRQAGMAGMPAGSPSHDNLAAEILPIEYREKFIRLQHENKMLRVQQEGSENDKISELQTLLEEAHRTRSELDTENRLNRERVTELQQQVEDLQKSLQGHGAKTDDSHLKRKLDAHMVQLNEAQDEIMKKKELLEDLQPDNTQTSLRLEELMAALKKKDDDMRAMEERYKMYLEKARNVIRALDPKLNPATAEIQALKNQLMDRDKRILSLERECEQAKLREYEEKLIVTAWYNKSLSFQKLAIEARLGGRSTSMVPPGQSFLSQQRQVTNATRRTLSVSVPATTAN, encoded by the exons ATGGAGACGGACAAAGCGGTGTTGTGTGAGAGCCTTATTATTTGG CTCCAGACCTTTAACACTGGGTCACCATGTACAGCTGTAGCGGAGCTCACCACTGGCGTCGCCATGTCTCAGGCCTTGCATCAGAT AGATCCAGCGTGGTTCAGTAAAAGTTGGCTCGGTCGCATTAAAGAAGATGTTGGGGATAACTGGAGACTCAAA ATGAACAACCTGAAGAAGATCCTTCAGATGATGGTGGATTACTACAATGAG GCCCTGAGCCAGCAGATCCAGGAGTTTCCATTGCCAGACCTGGTAAAGGTGGCAGAACACTCAGACCCTGTAGAACTTGGACGACTGCTGCAGCTCATACTGGGCTGTGCTGTCAAATGTGAACGCAAACAag AGTACATCCAGGTCATCATGACTCTGGAGGAGTCCGTACAGCATGTGGTGATGACAGCCATTCAGGAG CTGATGAGTAAAGAGAACATGGCCCAGTTTGGAGCAGAGCCACCGGGGGATGTAGAATcacag ttgaAGAAGGCTCTTGAGGACCTGGCGGATCTGATGTCAGAGAAGGAGGAACTAGCCCAGCGCTGTCATGAGCTCGACGTACAG GTGACGGTCCTTCAGGAAGAGCGGAACAGCCTATTAGCTGAGAACGATGTGCTGACGGACCGAGCCAATCAGCTGGACGCGTTTGATGACCCAAGCACGCCCTCCGGACGGAAACACAGCCAGCTACAGATACAGCTAGAGACACTACAGGAGGAGaacttcag gttagaGGCAGCTAAGGATGACTACCGGATCCACTGTGAGGAGTTGGAGAAGCAGCTGATCGAGGTTCAGCATCGTAACGACGAACTTACTAGCCTGGCCGAGGAGTCACGAGCACTTAAAGACGAACTTGACAtcctcag GAGCTGTTCAGACCGTGCTGTGAAGCTGGAGGCGTCAGTGGAGACATACAGGCGTAAACTGGAGGACCTGGGAGATCTGAGGAGACAAGTCAAACTGCTGGAGGAGAAGAACATGACCTACATGCACAACACTGTCAGTCTGGAGGAGGAGCTACGCAAGGCTAACACTGCCCGCGCACAGCTAGAGACATACAAGAGACAG GTCCAGGAGCTGCACCGGAAGTTGTCAGAGGAGTCCCGGCGGGCAGATAACCTGGCCTACGAGATGAAGAAGTTTGAGGAGAAATACGACGCTGTGATGAAGGAGAAAGAG AAGATCATCATTGAGCGAGACTCTCTGAAGGAGACCAATGAGGAGCTACGCTGTAACCAGGCTCAACAAGACCAGCTCCGACAAGCAG GGATGGCAGGGATGCCAGCTGGCAGTCCAAGCCATGATAACCTTGCTGCTGAAATCCTACCTATAGAGTACAG GGAGAAGTTTATCCGGCTCCAGCATGAGAATAAGATGTTGCGTGTGCAGCAGGAGGGATCAGAGAATGACAAGATCTCTGAACTACAGACACTGCTAGAGGAGGCACACCGAACACGCTCTGAACTGGACACTGAGAACAG GTTAAACCGGGAGAGAGTCACTGAGCTGCAACAGCAGGTAGAGGATCTACAGAAAAGCCTACAGGGCCACGGGGCCAAGACTGATGAT TCTCACCTGAAGAGGAAACTGGATGCTCATAT GGTGCAACTGAACGAGGCGCAGGATGAGATCATGAAGAAGAAAGAACTGCTGGAGGACCTGCAGCCAGACAACACACAGACCT CTCTGAGACTGGAGGAGCTGATGGCTGCTCTGAAGAAGAAGGATGATGATATGAGAGCCATGGAGGAGAGATACAAGATGTATCTGGAGAAGGCACGCAAC GTGATCCGTGCGTTGGACCCCAAGCTGAACCCAGCCACAGCAGAGATCCAGGCTCTGAAGAACCAGCTGATGGACAGAGACAAGAGGATCCTCAGTCTGGAG aggGAGTGTGAGCAGGCAAAGCTGAGAGAGTATGAGGAGAAGCTGATTGTAACAGCATGGTACAACAAG AGTCTGAGCTTCCAGAAGTTGGCGATCGAGGCCCGTCTGGGGGGTCGCTCCACCTCTATGGTGCCCCCCGGTCAGTCCTTCCTGTCCCAGCAGCGCCAGGTCACCAACGCCACCCGCAGGACCCTCTCTGTCAGCGTGCCTgccaccaccgctaactag
- the LOC120054888 gene encoding E3 ubiquitin-protein ligase RNF170-like, translated as MNQTMHTSHSSHPRCDPLPEVTVGQGHLGSSSEHTQDRTSLKHVTYSKNSSQICPSAGHRDWLCPVCLHTASFPVQTNCGHLFCAPCLISYWRHGSWLDAISCPLCRQKVKVLCRLFSKGCSDSKEREVLGEITDYNKRYSGAPRKVTDYLCDTPLFLQLLIRRLGTMGGLVCLFFLRVALCCLGTVVSLASPPLDAPPSLPGLLGVLDDLVVVFLLLICVININQQMAPDSGNSSAHTGGRPVQ; from the exons ATGAATCAGACCATGCACACCTCACACAGCTCTCATCCCAG ATGTGACCCTCTGCCTGAGGTCACAGTGGGTCAGGGTCACCTAGGATCGTcctcagaacacacacaggatCGAACATCCCTCAAACATGTGACCTACAGCAAG AACTCCTCTCAGATCTGTCCATCCGCGGGCCACAGAGACTGGCTCTGCCCTGTATGTCTACATACTGCCAGCTTCCCCGTACAGACCAACTGTGGCCATCTCTTCTGTG cTCCCTGTCTGATCTCCTACTGGAGACATGGGTCCTGGCTGGACGCCATAAGCTGCCCTCTGTGTAGACAAAAG GTCAAGGTCCTGTGTCGTCTGTTCAGTAAGGGTTGTTCAGACAGTAAAGAGAGGGAGGTTCTGGGAgaaatcacagactacaacaaacgctACTCAGGAGCCCCTCGAAAG GTGACAGACTACCTGTGTGACACGCCCCTGTTCCTGCAGCTGCTAATCCGCCGCCTGGGCACCATGGGGGGGCTAGTGTGCCTCTTCTTCCTCCGGGTGGCACTTTGCTGTCTGGGGACTGTGGTGTCCCTCGCCTCACCTCCTCTGGACGCTCCACCCTCCCTGCCTGGCCTCCTGGGGGTCCTGGATGACCTGGTGGTGGTTTTCCTGCTGCTCATCTGTGTTATCAATATCAACCAGCAGATGGCACCAGATAGTGGGAACTCCTCAGCGCACACAGGGGGTAGGCCTGTTCAGTAA